The genomic DNA AGATGGCCACGGCCGCCGCCGATACTTCGCGCGACGTGCGCTCCTGGGAGGCGGCAAACCGCGCCTTCCATCGGCTGATCCTCGAACCCTGCGGCATGCCGCGGCTGCTGGCGGCGATCGATGATCTGCATGCAGCGAGCGCCCGCTTCCTGTTTTCCGCCTGGCGCACGAGCTGGGAGGCGCGCACCGATCACGATCACCGCGCGATCCTCGCCGCCTTGCGCGAAGGCCGAGGCGACGAGGCGGCAAAGATCCTCGAACGCCATGTGGGCTGGATCGGCAAGACGCCGGTCAGGACCGCCGCGGGCGAAACCCGCGAGGCCTTTTCCATCGTCGGCTAGAGTGGTTTTGCTGGCAGCCGCTACTGCGGAAACAGCTCGGAGAAAGCCTTCTCGCCATTGGCGGTGAAGCGGATGGCGCGGCTGTTCGCCTCGCGCTTGGCCCAGCCCTTGTCGATGAATAGCGTCAGCAACGCTTCGCCAAGCGAACCGGCCAGATGCGAGCGGCGCTCGCTCCAGTCGAGGCAAGTGCGGCAGATCGGGCGGCGGGATTTCTTGAGTGCTGAATAGTCGATGCCGAGCGCCTCGATCCGGTTCTGCCCGTCGGGCGTCAGCGCCAGGTCGTCGCCGGTGACTTCGATCTGCTTTTCGGCAATCAGGCTGTCATACATGCGCACGCCATAGTCGCCGGCCAGATGATTGTAGCAGACGCGCGCTTTTCTCAGCGCCGGATCCTTCGGCCCGCGGCGGTGCCGGTTCATGCCGCGGCTGGCGGC from Ensifer adhaerens includes the following:
- a CDS encoding GntR family transcriptional regulator, producing the protein MEKQQDDTLASRISKALAERIISGMLMPGERLRQDHIAEEFGASHVPVREAFRRLEAQGLAVSEPRRGVRVASFDLKEVREVAEMRAVLEVLALRHAIPHLTPAILDRAEMATAAADTSRDVRSWEAANRAFHRLILEPCGMPRLLAAIDDLHAASARFLFSAWRTSWEARTDHDHRAILAALREGRGDEAAKILERHVGWIGKTPVRTAAGETREAFSIVG
- a CDS encoding ArsR/SmtB family transcription factor, whose amino-acid sequence is MKEGPDIALIGSLIGDPARANMLTALMGGRALTATELATHAGITLQTASSHLSKLEAGGLLSQRKQGRHRYFQLAEDEVGLMLENLMGFAASRGMNRHRRGPKDPALRKARVCYNHLAGDYGVRMYDSLIAEKQIEVTGDDLALTPDGQNRIEALGIDYSALKKSRRPICRTCLDWSERRSHLAGSLGEALLTLFIDKGWAKREANSRAIRFTANGEKAFSELFPQ